One Myxococcales bacterium genomic region harbors:
- a CDS encoding DNA topoisomerase 3 yields METGPARTRYTEVDHGMPTGALTLVVAEKPSVARDIAEVLGARARHEGYLEGGGYLVTWAIGHLVELAEPHEMNPAWKRWAMESLPMVPGEWPLVVSEKTKKQFAVVKKLLRSREVAEVVCATDAGREGELIFRTIAEHAGARKPTKRLWISSLTPDAIRAGMRALKPASHYDALADAARGRSRADWLVGMNLSRAYSLVGDDVLSVGRVQTPTLAMIVERCRAIAAFVPVPYLEVRAVFSPPGDPRPEVAYEGVYVRPGVKGPEARRLPESAELAEAVMGRAKRGRAHVHAVARDSKRIPPPLLYDLSELQRDANRLFGMTASATLQTLQALYERHKLVSYPRTDSRHLSTEVATTLPAIVETIAPSYPGLVAEGSGSRPLGRRFVDDTKVGDHHAIVPTTARPTGTLTTPERNLYDLVCRRLLAAYHDDHVLATTRVTTHVTEGPDTDTYETFGSSIEKVGWKIAERAGRKKPEGEANVPPGLAKGQARDVTAARALHKTTEPPPHLTDASLLTAMETAGKTLDDKELSDAMRERGLGTAATRASILETLLTRGYVVRDGKTLRATEKGEALVDRVHPHVKSPAMTGEWEAKLVAIERGRASLDAFMSEIEDYVRLVVGTARELPMAPRAPRRDATDEGTPREHEARPRPARDERSSSSLQGPTTEATTPAPSPRPTATREPTRGAEPEQRSPKITDSYASPPASRPRDLDGLLRGVFGLTSFRPAQREVCEAVASGEDVLLVMPTGAGKSLCYQLPGLARGGTTLVVSPLIALMEDQVEKLVRLGLRAARIHSGRDRMDSRAACVAYLAGELDYLFIAPERLRVPGFPEMLAKRRPTLVAIDEAHCISQWGHDFRPDYRMLKERLPLLRPAPVVALTATATPSVQDDIVHELGMPSPRRMIRGFRRDNLAIEVTEMGQSARADAIVELLSQPGRRPAIVYAPTRKETESLAAALGKRGHAAAYHAGMSAAARERAQSAFFSGKVNVIVATTAFGMGIDKADVRTVVHAALPATIEGYYQEIGRAGRDGEPSRAVLFHGYRDRKTHEFFLERDYPEPAALTKVYKALRDEPEPLADVRARARLSEEDFERALEKVWGQGGAVVRGDEAMRGGLALDAVLTKYQAHLDHKRDALSRMQAYADGSSCRMVALVRHFGDTTDRGQACGACDVCDVRAVVSQRVASPNESEASWLRQIVATIRGFSRGSPTVGQVHRELEPRGLERKELERLVAGLVRAGWIVSEEDRMEKDGETIVFRRLTLVDGGPDDVSDVQLLAKAEDTEPSRGRGARGRKTSRPKRERATSSRRPRASAEADGPLARALRAYRTSESKKLGVPAFRIFTDKTLEALAEARPQTLDELEEVPGIGPSFVKRHGTAILGIVGRG; encoded by the coding sequence ATGGAGACAGGGCCCGCTCGCACGCGCTATACCGAGGTCGATCACGGCATGCCCACGGGAGCCCTCACCCTCGTCGTCGCAGAGAAGCCGAGCGTCGCGCGCGACATCGCCGAGGTGCTCGGGGCGCGCGCCCGCCACGAAGGCTACCTCGAGGGAGGGGGCTACCTCGTCACGTGGGCCATCGGGCACCTCGTCGAGCTCGCCGAGCCGCACGAGATGAACCCCGCGTGGAAGCGCTGGGCCATGGAGAGCCTCCCCATGGTGCCCGGCGAGTGGCCCCTCGTCGTGAGCGAGAAGACGAAGAAGCAGTTCGCGGTGGTGAAGAAGCTCCTCCGCTCGCGGGAGGTCGCCGAGGTCGTGTGCGCGACCGACGCGGGCCGCGAGGGCGAGCTCATTTTTCGCACCATCGCCGAACATGCCGGCGCGCGCAAACCAACGAAACGGCTATGGATTTCGTCACTCACCCCGGACGCGATCCGCGCGGGCATGCGCGCCCTCAAGCCCGCATCGCACTACGACGCGCTGGCCGACGCCGCGCGGGGGCGGAGCCGGGCCGACTGGCTCGTGGGCATGAACCTCTCGCGCGCGTACAGCCTCGTCGGGGACGACGTGCTCTCCGTGGGGCGCGTGCAGACCCCGACGCTCGCGATGATCGTGGAGCGGTGCCGCGCGATCGCAGCGTTCGTGCCCGTGCCGTACCTCGAGGTGCGCGCCGTGTTCTCGCCCCCGGGCGATCCGCGCCCCGAGGTCGCCTACGAGGGCGTGTACGTGCGGCCCGGCGTGAAGGGCCCCGAGGCACGCCGCCTCCCCGAGAGCGCCGAGCTCGCCGAGGCGGTCATGGGTCGCGCCAAGCGTGGCCGAGCCCATGTTCACGCCGTCGCGCGCGACTCGAAGCGCATCCCGCCCCCGCTCCTCTACGATCTCTCGGAGCTCCAACGCGACGCGAACCGGCTCTTCGGCATGACCGCCAGCGCAACGCTCCAGACGCTCCAGGCGCTCTACGAGCGGCACAAGCTCGTGAGCTACCCGCGTACGGACAGCCGTCACCTGTCGACCGAGGTGGCGACGACGCTCCCCGCCATCGTCGAGACGATCGCCCCTTCGTACCCGGGTCTCGTGGCCGAAGGCTCGGGCTCACGCCCGCTCGGGAGGCGCTTCGTCGACGACACGAAGGTCGGGGACCACCACGCGATCGTTCCCACCACCGCGAGGCCGACGGGCACGCTCACGACGCCCGAGAGAAACCTCTACGATCTCGTGTGCCGGAGGCTGCTCGCCGCCTACCACGACGACCACGTGCTCGCGACCACGCGGGTCACGACCCACGTCACCGAAGGCCCCGACACCGACACCTACGAGACGTTCGGTTCCTCGATCGAGAAGGTAGGCTGGAAGATCGCCGAGCGCGCAGGGCGAAAAAAGCCCGAAGGAGAGGCCAACGTGCCGCCCGGGCTCGCGAAGGGCCAAGCCCGCGACGTCACGGCGGCGCGCGCGCTCCACAAGACGACCGAACCGCCTCCGCACCTCACCGATGCCTCGCTGCTCACCGCCATGGAGACCGCCGGCAAGACGCTCGACGACAAGGAGCTCTCGGACGCCATGCGCGAGCGCGGGCTCGGAACGGCGGCCACGCGGGCGAGCATCCTCGAGACGCTCCTCACGCGCGGCTACGTGGTGCGCGACGGAAAGACGCTGCGCGCGACCGAGAAGGGAGAGGCCCTCGTCGATCGGGTCCACCCCCACGTGAAGAGCCCCGCCATGACCGGCGAGTGGGAGGCGAAGCTCGTCGCGATCGAGAGGGGGCGCGCGTCGCTCGACGCGTTCATGAGCGAGATCGAAGACTACGTTCGGCTCGTCGTGGGGACCGCGCGCGAGCTGCCCATGGCCCCCCGAGCCCCGCGCAGGGACGCGACCGACGAGGGCACCCCACGAGAGCACGAAGCGCGTCCGCGGCCCGCGCGCGACGAGCGCTCGTCCTCGTCTCTCCAAGGCCCAACCACGGAGGCGACCACGCCGGCCCCGAGCCCGCGACCGACGGCCACGCGCGAGCCCACCCGCGGCGCCGAACCAGAGCAACGTTCACCAAAGATTACGGACAGTTACGCGTCACCGCCCGCGTCGCGACCTCGCGATCTCGACGGGCTCCTCCGCGGCGTGTTCGGGCTCACGTCGTTTCGCCCGGCGCAGCGCGAGGTGTGCGAGGCCGTCGCCTCCGGCGAGGACGTGCTCCTGGTGATGCCCACGGGCGCGGGAAAGTCGCTCTGCTACCAGCTCCCGGGCCTCGCGCGCGGCGGCACCACGCTCGTCGTGAGCCCCCTCATCGCGCTCATGGAAGACCAGGTCGAGAAGCTCGTGCGGCTCGGTCTTCGCGCCGCGCGCATCCACTCGGGGCGCGACCGCATGGACTCACGCGCGGCGTGTGTCGCCTACCTCGCGGGAGAGCTCGACTACCTCTTCATCGCGCCCGAGCGCCTCCGTGTGCCCGGCTTCCCCGAGATGCTCGCGAAGCGCAGGCCCACCCTCGTCGCCATCGACGAGGCCCACTGCATCTCGCAGTGGGGGCACGACTTCCGACCCGACTACCGCATGCTCAAAGAGCGCCTGCCGCTCCTCCGCCCGGCGCCCGTGGTCGCCCTCACGGCCACGGCCACGCCGAGCGTGCAGGACGACATCGTGCACGAGCTCGGCATGCCCTCGCCGCGGCGCATGATCCGTGGGTTTCGGCGCGACAACCTGGCCATCGAGGTGACCGAGATGGGTCAGTCGGCGCGCGCCGACGCGATCGTGGAGCTCTTGTCGCAGCCGGGCCGGCGCCCCGCGATCGTGTATGCGCCCACCCGAAAGGAGACCGAGTCGCTCGCGGCCGCGCTCGGAAAGCGAGGGCACGCAGCGGCGTACCACGCGGGCATGTCGGCCGCGGCGCGCGAGCGCGCTCAGAGCGCCTTTTTCTCGGGCAAGGTGAACGTCATCGTCGCGACCACCGCCTTCGGCATGGGCATCGACAAGGCCGACGTGCGCACCGTGGTTCACGCCGCGCTGCCCGCCACGATCGAGGGGTATTACCAGGAGATCGGGCGCGCCGGCCGTGACGGTGAGCCCTCGCGCGCGGTGCTCTTTCATGGGTACCGCGATCGGAAGACCCACGAGTTCTTCTTGGAGCGGGACTACCCCGAGCCCGCCGCGCTGACGAAAGTGTACAAGGCGCTCCGCGACGAGCCCGAGCCCCTCGCCGACGTGCGCGCGCGCGCCCGCCTCTCGGAGGAAGACTTCGAACGCGCCCTCGAGAAGGTGTGGGGCCAAGGAGGGGCGGTCGTTCGCGGCGACGAGGCCATGCGCGGAGGCCTCGCGCTCGACGCGGTGCTCACGAAGTACCAAGCGCACCTCGACCACAAGAGAGACGCGCTCTCGCGGATGCAGGCCTACGCGGACGGGTCGAGCTGCCGCATGGTCGCCCTCGTGCGCCACTTCGGCGACACGACCGACCGCGGGCAGGCCTGCGGGGCGTGCGACGTGTGCGACGTGAGGGCCGTGGTGTCGCAGCGCGTGGCCTCGCCGAACGAGTCCGAGGCGTCATGGCTCCGGCAGATCGTGGCCACGATCCGAGGGTTTTCCCGCGGCTCCCCCACGGTCGGCCAGGTGCACCGCGAGCTCGAGCCGAGGGGCCTCGAGCGAAAGGAGCTCGAGCGCCTCGTCGCCGGGCTCGTGCGCGCGGGCTGGATCGTCTCCGAAGAGGACCGCATGGAGAAAGACGGGGAGACCATCGTGTTTCGTCGCCTCACGCTCGTCGACGGCGGCCCGGACGACGTGAGCGACGTACAGCTCCTCGCCAAGGCCGAGGACACCGAGCCCTCGCGTGGGCGCGGAGCCCGCGGGCGCAAGACCTCCCGACCCAAACGAGAGCGGGCGACCTCCTCGCGGAGGCCACGAGCGAGCGCAGAGGCCGATGGCCCACTCGCGCGTGCCCTCCGAGCCTATCGGACGAGCGAGTCGAAGAAGCTCGGAGTGCCGGCGTTCCGCATCTTCACCGACAAGACACTAGAAGCGCTCGCCGAAGCCAGGCCCCAAACCCTGGACGAGCTCGAGGAGGTCCCAGGCATTGGGCCGTCATTCGTGAAGCGCCACGGCACCGCCATACTCGGCATCGTGGGGCGCGGCTGA